TCGCGCTGAAAGCCACGGAAAACCGGGTTCCCAAGGATTGGTACAGCTCTTGCTCAACTCCGGTGACTCATCACTGCTCGCTGAGCAACTGTTTAAAAAGGAACTGATCATGTCGCGTCCATTGAAAGTCGTTGCCCTCTCCGGCGGTACCTGGCGTCCGTCTCGCACTTTGGTGTTGACCCAGGCGCTGTTGGCCGAACTGGCCGAGCAGTTGCCGATCGAAAGCAAGCTGATCGAACTGGGCGACATCGCCCGACCACTGGGCGCCGCGCTGTCGCGTCAGGAACTGAGCGCCGATATCGAAGCCGAGCTGCAAGCGATCGAAAGCGCCGACTTGCTGATCGTCGCCGCGCCGGTTTATCGCGGCTCCTACCCAGGCCTGCTCAAGCACCTGTTCGACCTGATCGACCTCAACGCGCTGATCGACACCCCGGTGCTGCTGGCTGCCACCGGTGGCAGCGAACGTCATGCGCTGGTGCTCGATCATCAGTTGCGGCCTCTGTTCAGTTTCTTCCAGGCCCTGACTTTGCCTATTGGCGTCTATGCCACCGAAGCCGACTTCTCCAATTATCAAATAACCAGTGAGCCCCTGAAGGCCCGCATTCGTCTAGCTGCAGAACGCGCGGCGCCGTTGTTCGGCGTGCACCCCAAAAATCTGTTGAAAATCGCTTAAGGATCTCTTCATGGATGTTTTCTGGTTTCTGCCGACCCACGGCGATGGCCATTACC
The Pseudomonas lini DNA segment above includes these coding regions:
- the msuE gene encoding FMN reductase: MSRPLKVVALSGGTWRPSRTLVLTQALLAELAEQLPIESKLIELGDIARPLGAALSRQELSADIEAELQAIESADLLIVAAPVYRGSYPGLLKHLFDLIDLNALIDTPVLLAATGGSERHALVLDHQLRPLFSFFQALTLPIGVYATEADFSNYQITSEPLKARIRLAAERAAPLFGVHPKNLLKIA